In Micromonospora sp. WMMD980, the following are encoded in one genomic region:
- the fabG gene encoding 3-oxoacyl-[acyl-carrier-protein] reductase has translation MDTAGDTSRCALVTGASRGIGRAVALRLAAEGYAVAGCFGTGGEAAEKTRAEVEAYGVPSWFAPCDVTDRAAVDEFVATAEKRLGPLTALVNNAGITRDRPLVLMGPDDWHDVIDTNLTGTWNVCRTVAFRFLKRRRGAVVNLSSVAGVTGNTGQTNYAASKAGIIGLSRSLAKEVAGYGVRVNVVAPGFIETDMTAALAGKLREQALTQIPMGRFGTPEDVAELVEFLLSDRAAYLTGQVVRVDGGIVL, from the coding sequence ATGGACACGGCGGGTGACACGTCGCGCTGCGCGCTGGTGACCGGCGCGTCGCGCGGCATCGGGCGGGCGGTCGCGCTGCGGCTGGCGGCCGAGGGCTACGCGGTCGCCGGGTGCTTCGGCACGGGCGGCGAGGCCGCGGAGAAGACCCGGGCGGAGGTCGAGGCGTACGGGGTGCCGAGCTGGTTCGCCCCCTGCGACGTCACCGACCGCGCGGCGGTCGACGAGTTCGTCGCCACCGCCGAGAAGCGCCTCGGCCCGCTCACCGCGCTGGTCAACAACGCCGGCATCACCCGGGACCGGCCGCTGGTGCTGATGGGCCCGGACGACTGGCACGACGTCATCGACACGAACCTGACCGGCACCTGGAACGTCTGCCGCACGGTGGCGTTCCGCTTCCTCAAACGCCGGCGGGGCGCGGTGGTCAACCTCTCCTCGGTCGCCGGGGTCACCGGCAACACCGGGCAGACCAACTACGCCGCCAGCAAGGCCGGCATCATCGGGCTCAGCCGTTCGCTGGCCAAGGAGGTCGCCGGGTACGGCGTCCGGGTCAACGTGGTGGCGCCCGGCTTCATCGAGACCGACATGACCGCGGCGCTGGCCGGCAAGCTGCGCGAACAGGCGCTCACGCAGATCCCGATGGGCCGCTTCGGCACCCCGGAGGACGTCGCCGAGCTGGTCGAGTTCCTGCTCTCCGACCGGGCCGCGTACCTCACCGGTCAGGTCGTGCGGGTCGACGGGGGGATCGTGCTGTGA
- a CDS encoding cytochrome P450 yields MTTARTRMPPRFDARDPAVVADPYPTYAALRAAGPLCRMGPGSWGVTRYADVARLVRDPRLGSEFPADYHRMSAGDGPAGSFFGSIILYRDPPEHGRLRRLMARAFSPALVRRLRPRIAAMVTELLDPAERAGRFDAVSDLAFPLPVMVVCALMGIPPADHERIRPHALDLSKAFAAIVPESDRPAADRAVEWLRGYLGEILDRRRAEPGDDLLSRMLAATDDDGAVLAADEIVDNAVFAFFAGFETTTNLIATGVAALLEHPDQQRLLRADPTLVPRAVEEFLRYDGPIQGVARLAREDVVIGDRTIRAGRVLILLLGSANRDPEQFADPDRLDVTREDNPHLSFGGGIHHCLGGYLARVEAQVTFETLLRRFPTLTAAGPARRQTDGTLRSYASVPVAVGP; encoded by the coding sequence ATGACGACGGCCCGTACCCGCATGCCGCCGAGATTCGACGCGCGCGACCCAGCCGTGGTCGCCGACCCCTACCCCACCTACGCCGCCCTGCGCGCGGCCGGGCCACTGTGCCGGATGGGGCCGGGAAGCTGGGGCGTCACCCGCTACGCCGATGTCGCCCGGTTGGTCCGCGACCCCCGCCTGGGCAGCGAGTTCCCGGCCGACTACCACCGGATGTCGGCCGGCGACGGCCCCGCCGGGTCGTTCTTCGGCAGCATCATCCTCTACCGCGACCCGCCCGAGCACGGCCGGCTGCGCCGGCTCATGGCCCGGGCGTTCAGCCCCGCCCTGGTGCGCCGGCTGCGCCCCCGGATCGCCGCGATGGTGACCGAGCTGCTCGACCCGGCGGAGCGCGCCGGCCGGTTCGACGCGGTCTCGGATCTCGCCTTTCCGCTGCCGGTGATGGTGGTCTGCGCGCTGATGGGCATCCCGCCCGCCGACCACGAGAGGATCCGGCCGCACGCGCTCGATCTCAGCAAGGCGTTCGCCGCGATCGTGCCCGAGTCCGACCGGCCGGCCGCCGACCGGGCCGTGGAATGGCTGCGTGGCTACCTCGGCGAGATCCTCGACCGGCGCCGCGCCGAACCCGGCGACGACCTGCTGTCCCGGATGCTCGCGGCCACCGACGACGACGGCGCGGTGCTCGCCGCCGACGAGATCGTGGACAACGCGGTGTTCGCGTTCTTCGCCGGCTTCGAGACCACCACCAACCTCATCGCCACCGGGGTCGCCGCGCTGCTGGAGCACCCCGACCAGCAGCGCCTGCTGCGGGCCGACCCGACGCTGGTCCCCCGGGCCGTGGAGGAGTTCCTCCGCTACGACGGACCCATCCAGGGCGTCGCCCGCCTGGCCCGCGAGGACGTCGTGATCGGTGACCGGACCATCCGGGCCGGACGGGTGCTCATCCTGCTGCTGGGCAGCGCCAACCGCGACCCCGAGCAGTTCGCCGACCCGGACCGGCTGGACGTCACCCGCGAGGACAACCCGCACCTGTCCTTCGGCGGCGGCATCCACCACTGCCTCGGCGGCTACCTGGCCCGCGTCGAGGCGCAGGTGACGTTCGAGACGCTGCTGCGCCGGTTCCCCACGCTCACCGCCGCCGGCCCGGCGCGCCGGCAGACCGACGGGACGCTGCGCTCGTACGCGAGCGTGCCCGTGGCGGTCGGACCGTGA
- a CDS encoding xanthine dehydrogenase family protein molybdopterin-binding subunit, translating into MSLIGRPVRRTEDRVLLTTGGTYVDDAVAPGALELVFVRSAAAHGRLRGVDTEAALRAPGVVAVFTAADVDLPPLPPEAGVLNQKMTTPLLAEGVVRFVGEPVAAVVATGRAEAVDAAALVEVAVEALPPLVDPDEALTDALVLHPEAGTNLVLKLGFRRPAGRAELHEGAEVVIRQRMTNQRVAPCPLEARAGQAEWGPDGLRYRAGSQAVHLWRAQLAAALGEPEDRVRVVNGDVGGAFGSKAFASREDVLLAWAARRLDRPVRWAETRSESMVAAGHGRAQRQSAELGGTRDGRIVSYALDVVQDAGAYPRIGSILPFWTRTMLTGPYRIGRARFSSASVTTTTTPVVSYRGAGQPEAVAALERMIDRYAAEIGLDPAEVRRRNLLPPESFPVTTVTRARYDNGDYLAALNRVLAEADYPALRAEQSARRARGDVCQLGVGLSTFVELTGADTRSEYASARVGKDGRVTVRSGTCPHGQGHGTAWAMLAADVLGVPVERVDVVFSDTGAVPAGGGTGGSRSLQTGGMAVREAALALVERGRDAAAAHFGAPGEAIEFVEGRFRCASGGDVGWADLAAGDALSAEATFQPSAATCPYGAHLAVVEVDVETGRVTLLRVVAVDDAGVLLNPLLAEGQVHGGLAQGAGQALVEEVRFAPDGTPLHGDLHRYAVVGAAELPSFDTVAMQTPTPVNPLGVKGLGESGAVGLPPAVQNAVVDAVRHLGVRHVDMPLTAERVWSAIRAAAES; encoded by the coding sequence ATGTCCCTGATCGGCCGTCCGGTCCGGCGCACCGAGGACCGTGTCCTGCTCACCACCGGCGGGACGTACGTCGACGACGCCGTCGCGCCCGGTGCCCTGGAACTGGTCTTCGTCCGGTCCGCGGCGGCGCACGGCCGGCTGCGCGGCGTCGACACCGAGGCCGCCCTCCGGGCGCCGGGCGTGGTCGCCGTGTTCACCGCCGCCGACGTCGACCTGCCGCCGCTGCCGCCCGAGGCCGGCGTGCTCAACCAGAAGATGACCACGCCGCTGCTCGCCGAGGGCGTGGTCCGGTTCGTCGGCGAGCCGGTCGCCGCGGTGGTGGCCACCGGCCGGGCCGAGGCGGTCGACGCCGCCGCGCTGGTCGAGGTCGCCGTCGAGGCGTTGCCGCCGCTGGTCGACCCGGACGAGGCGCTCACCGACGCGCTGGTGCTGCACCCGGAGGCCGGTACCAACCTGGTGCTCAAGCTCGGTTTCCGCCGCCCGGCCGGCCGGGCCGAACTGCACGAGGGCGCCGAGGTGGTGATCCGGCAACGGATGACCAACCAGCGGGTCGCGCCGTGTCCGCTGGAGGCGCGGGCCGGGCAGGCCGAGTGGGGCCCGGACGGGCTGCGCTACCGGGCCGGCAGCCAGGCGGTGCACCTGTGGCGGGCGCAGCTGGCGGCGGCGCTGGGCGAGCCGGAGGACCGGGTGCGGGTGGTCAACGGCGACGTCGGCGGCGCGTTCGGCTCCAAGGCGTTCGCCAGCCGCGAAGACGTGCTGCTCGCCTGGGCGGCCCGGCGGCTGGACCGGCCGGTGCGCTGGGCGGAGACCCGCAGCGAGAGCATGGTCGCCGCCGGGCACGGCCGGGCGCAGCGGCAGAGCGCCGAGCTGGGCGGCACCCGCGACGGGCGGATCGTGTCGTACGCGCTGGACGTGGTGCAGGACGCCGGCGCGTACCCGCGCATCGGGTCGATCCTGCCGTTCTGGACCCGGACCATGCTGACCGGCCCGTACCGGATCGGCCGGGCCCGGTTCTCCTCGGCCAGCGTCACCACGACCACCACGCCGGTGGTCTCCTACCGGGGCGCCGGGCAGCCGGAGGCGGTGGCCGCGCTGGAGCGCATGATCGACAGGTACGCCGCCGAGATCGGGCTGGACCCGGCCGAGGTGCGCCGGCGCAACCTGCTGCCGCCGGAGAGCTTCCCGGTCACCACCGTCACCCGCGCCCGCTACGACAACGGCGACTACCTGGCCGCGCTGAACCGGGTGCTCGCCGAGGCCGACTACCCGGCGCTGCGCGCCGAGCAGTCGGCCCGCCGGGCCCGCGGCGACGTGTGCCAGCTCGGCGTCGGACTGTCCACGTTCGTGGAACTCACCGGCGCGGACACCCGCAGCGAGTACGCCTCGGCCCGGGTCGGGAAGGACGGCCGGGTGACGGTCCGCTCCGGCACCTGCCCGCACGGCCAGGGCCACGGCACCGCCTGGGCGATGCTCGCCGCGGACGTGCTCGGCGTGCCGGTGGAGCGGGTCGACGTGGTGTTCTCCGACACCGGTGCGGTCCCGGCCGGCGGCGGCACCGGCGGCTCCCGGTCGTTGCAGACCGGCGGGATGGCGGTCCGCGAGGCGGCGCTGGCACTGGTGGAGCGGGGCCGGGACGCGGCCGCCGCCCACTTCGGCGCGCCCGGCGAGGCGATCGAGTTCGTCGAGGGCCGGTTCCGGTGCGCGTCCGGGGGTGACGTCGGCTGGGCCGACCTGGCCGCCGGCGACGCCCTGTCCGCCGAGGCGACGTTCCAGCCGTCGGCGGCCACCTGCCCGTACGGGGCGCACCTGGCGGTGGTCGAGGTGGACGTGGAGACCGGCCGGGTGACCCTGCTGCGGGTGGTGGCGGTCGACGACGCGGGTGTCCTGCTCAACCCGCTGCTGGCCGAGGGCCAGGTGCACGGCGGGCTGGCGCAGGGCGCCGGGCAGGCGCTGGTGGAGGAGGTCCGGTTCGCCCCGGACGGCACGCCGCTGCACGGCGACCTGCACCGCTACGCGGTGGTCGGCGCGGCGGAGCTGCCCTCGTTCGACACGGTGGCGATGCAGACCCCCACCCCGGTGAACCCGCTCGGCGTCAAGGGCCTGGGTGAGTCGGGCGCGGTGGGGCTGCCGCCGGCGGTGCAGAACGCGGTGGTCGACGCCGTCCGCCACCTGGGCGTGCGGCACGTCGACATGCCGCTGACCGCGGAGCGGGTCTGGTCGGCGATCCGGGCCGCCGCCGAGTCCTGA
- a CDS encoding steroid 3-ketoacyl-CoA thiolase has product MPEAVIVEAVRTPIGRRDGALSGLKAVELLRHVQVEVLRRAGVEPGDVDQIIGGCVTQVGEQSLNVTRNAWLNSGLDHEVAASTVDTSCGSAQQANHLIAALVTAGAIDVGIACGVESMSRVPVGTNLYQGPGHYKTPDYPYDDPPRAQFGGAERIAARQGLTRADLDAYGLRSQRLAARARDEGRFDRETSPVPLPDGTLVSTDEGIRDSTAEGLAALRPVVPDGRHTAATISQISDGAAAILWMSRERATVLGLRPRARLAHQVVTGADPYYLLDGPVVATRKLLKRAGMSLADIDLVEVNEAFASVVLSWAAHHDADLDRVNVNGGAISLGHPLGSSGTRLLVTALHELERRDRHSALVTMCCGGSLGTASLLVRE; this is encoded by the coding sequence ATGCCGGAGGCGGTGATCGTCGAGGCGGTCCGCACCCCGATCGGCAGACGCGACGGGGCGTTGTCCGGCCTGAAGGCCGTGGAGCTGCTGCGGCACGTGCAGGTCGAGGTGCTGCGCCGGGCCGGGGTGGAGCCGGGCGACGTCGACCAGATCATCGGCGGCTGCGTCACCCAGGTCGGTGAGCAGAGCCTGAACGTCACCCGCAACGCGTGGCTCAACAGCGGCCTCGACCACGAGGTGGCGGCGAGCACCGTGGACACCTCGTGCGGCTCGGCCCAGCAGGCCAACCACCTCATCGCCGCGCTGGTCACGGCCGGCGCGATCGACGTCGGCATCGCCTGCGGCGTGGAGTCGATGAGCCGGGTCCCGGTCGGCACCAACCTCTACCAGGGGCCCGGCCACTACAAGACGCCCGACTACCCGTACGACGATCCGCCGCGCGCGCAGTTCGGCGGCGCCGAACGCATCGCCGCCCGGCAGGGGCTGACCCGCGCCGACCTGGACGCCTACGGCCTGCGCTCGCAGCGCCTCGCCGCCCGGGCCCGCGACGAGGGCCGCTTCGACCGGGAGACCAGCCCGGTGCCGCTGCCCGACGGCACGCTCGTCAGCACCGACGAGGGCATCCGCGACAGCACCGCCGAGGGCCTGGCCGCGCTGCGACCGGTGGTCCCCGACGGCCGGCACACCGCCGCGACCATCTCGCAGATCTCCGACGGCGCGGCGGCGATCCTGTGGATGTCGCGGGAGCGGGCCACCGTGCTCGGGCTGCGGCCCCGGGCCCGGCTGGCGCACCAGGTGGTCACCGGCGCGGACCCCTACTACCTGCTCGACGGACCCGTCGTCGCCACCCGCAAGCTGCTCAAACGAGCCGGGATGAGCCTGGCCGACATCGACCTGGTCGAGGTGAACGAGGCGTTCGCGTCGGTGGTGCTGTCCTGGGCCGCGCACCACGACGCCGACCTGGACCGGGTCAACGTCAACGGCGGCGCGATCTCGCTCGGGCACCCGCTGGGCAGCAGCGGCACCCGGCTGCTGGTCACCGCGCTGCACGAGCTGGAACGCCGCGACCGGCACAGCGCCCTGGTCACCATGTGCTGCGGCGGCTCGCTCGGCACCGCCTCGCTGCTGGTACGGGAGTAG
- a CDS encoding ferredoxin, with translation MRLVVDYSRCESNAVCVGQAPEVFDVGEDDLLHVTEQPLEGALGRRVREAARRCPKQALSVVDD, from the coding sequence ATGCGACTGGTCGTGGACTACTCCCGCTGCGAGAGCAACGCCGTGTGCGTGGGGCAGGCTCCCGAGGTGTTCGACGTCGGTGAGGACGACCTGCTGCACGTCACCGAGCAGCCGCTGGAGGGCGCCCTGGGCAGGCGGGTGCGCGAGGCGGCGCGCCGGTGCCCGAAGCAGGCCCTCTCCGTCGTCGACGACTGA
- a CDS encoding methyltransferase: MAPSRPRIDIQSVFRLTELADYIVPFTVRAVADLGVADHLVDGPRPVDQLAEATGAHAPSLLRALRALAGKGIFTEVEPEVFGLTPLAEPLRTDHPLSLRDAYPLLEPDIEAWAHFDHSIRTGQAAFDQVHPEGYWSYMAAHPRDSARFDASQQAATRLELRAALPAYPWGELSTMVDVGGGNGAFLGGIMARFPNLRGTLFDLPHVVAEAEPVLQKLDVAQRCTVTGGSFFETVPAGADAYMLKRILYGWDDDDAVRLLRAVRAAMRPDSRLLVLEPVVEAGDRFDVGRLYDLLLLAMVGGGARSREHIERLLDVADLKLARSLPTMMFPILEIVPKTEA, encoded by the coding sequence ATGGCCCCGAGCCGACCCCGGATCGACATCCAGTCGGTGTTCCGACTGACCGAACTGGCCGACTACATCGTGCCGTTCACCGTGCGCGCCGTCGCCGACCTCGGCGTCGCCGACCACCTCGTCGACGGTCCCCGGCCGGTCGACCAGCTCGCCGAGGCCACCGGCGCGCACGCGCCGTCGCTGCTGCGGGCCCTGCGCGCGCTGGCCGGCAAGGGCATCTTCACCGAGGTCGAACCCGAGGTGTTCGGCCTCACCCCACTCGCCGAGCCGCTGCGCACCGACCACCCGCTGTCCCTGCGCGACGCCTATCCGCTGCTGGAACCGGACATCGAGGCGTGGGCGCACTTCGACCACAGCATCCGCACCGGCCAGGCCGCCTTCGACCAGGTGCACCCGGAGGGCTACTGGTCCTACATGGCCGCGCACCCGCGCGACAGCGCCCGCTTCGACGCCTCCCAGCAGGCCGCCACCCGGCTGGAGCTGCGCGCCGCGCTGCCGGCGTACCCGTGGGGTGAGTTGTCCACGATGGTCGACGTGGGCGGCGGCAACGGCGCCTTCCTCGGCGGCATCATGGCCCGGTTCCCGAACCTGCGCGGCACCCTGTTCGACCTGCCGCACGTGGTCGCCGAGGCCGAGCCGGTGCTGCAGAAGCTCGACGTGGCCCAGCGCTGCACGGTGACCGGCGGTAGCTTCTTCGAGACGGTCCCGGCCGGCGCGGACGCCTACATGCTCAAGCGCATCCTCTACGGCTGGGACGACGACGACGCGGTCCGGCTGCTGCGCGCGGTGCGGGCGGCGATGCGGCCGGACAGCCGGCTGCTGGTGCTGGAGCCGGTGGTCGAGGCCGGCGACCGGTTCGATGTCGGTCGCCTCTACGACCTGCTGCTGCTGGCCATGGTCGGCGGCGGCGCCCGGTCCCGCGAGCACATCGAACGGCTGCTGGACGTCGCGGACCTGAAGCTGGCCCGCAGCCTGCCCACCATGATGTTCCCCATCCTCGAAATCGTGCCGAAGACGGAGGCGTGA
- a CDS encoding CoA transferase, giving the protein MDTDLTATSDAAAFYADARTDLPGPLHGVRVLDVTKVWSGPVASCVLADLGADVLRVEMPGNREGLMPPHIPGTGLSWFRQSAHRNKRSIGLDLRRPGAAEVFLRLVATADIVVENYKPGTLDAWGVGYRACREVRPDVVLVSISGYGQYGPDAGRPGYDPTTQAAAGWMSLNGEPDGAPLKAPTFLADDIAGLHAVIGALAALRHRDRTGEGQHVDVSMLDALLFSSNGYLTLGATGVPLRRWGDQADFVVPAGCFRCADGHVYVAVALDRSWRRLAEVIGRPELARAPGYATNEERRDNRAEVNALLAGWCAGRSCADVVAALDDAGITAERVRTFADAAADPHVRARAMVQQTVLANGSTAPLTGPAVKFSRTPTAVRAGAPEPGADTEQVLDELTVDAATRARLRAERAIG; this is encoded by the coding sequence ATGGACACCGACCTGACCGCCACCAGCGACGCGGCCGCGTTCTACGCCGACGCCCGCACCGACCTGCCCGGGCCGCTGCACGGCGTGCGCGTGCTCGACGTGACGAAGGTCTGGTCCGGCCCGGTCGCCAGCTGCGTCCTGGCCGACCTCGGCGCCGACGTGCTGCGGGTCGAGATGCCCGGCAACCGGGAAGGGCTGATGCCGCCGCACATCCCCGGCACCGGCCTGTCCTGGTTCCGGCAGAGCGCGCACCGCAACAAGCGCAGCATCGGGCTGGACCTGCGGCGCCCCGGCGCGGCCGAGGTGTTCCTGCGGCTCGTCGCCACCGCCGACATCGTGGTGGAGAACTACAAGCCCGGCACCCTGGACGCCTGGGGGGTCGGCTACCGGGCCTGCCGCGAGGTGCGGCCGGACGTCGTGCTGGTCTCCATCTCCGGCTACGGGCAGTACGGTCCGGACGCCGGACGCCCCGGCTACGACCCGACCACCCAGGCGGCCGCCGGCTGGATGTCGCTCAACGGCGAACCCGACGGCGCCCCGCTCAAGGCGCCCACGTTCCTCGCCGACGACATCGCCGGCCTGCACGCGGTGATCGGCGCGCTGGCCGCCCTGCGCCACCGCGACCGCACCGGCGAGGGCCAGCACGTCGACGTGAGCATGCTGGACGCGCTGCTGTTCTCCAGCAACGGCTACCTGACCCTCGGCGCGACCGGGGTGCCGCTGCGCCGCTGGGGCGACCAGGCCGACTTCGTGGTGCCGGCCGGCTGCTTCCGCTGCGCCGACGGGCACGTCTACGTCGCCGTCGCGCTGGACCGCTCCTGGCGGCGCCTCGCCGAGGTGATCGGCCGGCCGGAGCTGGCCCGGGCGCCCGGCTACGCCACCAACGAGGAACGCCGGGACAACCGCGCCGAGGTCAACGCCCTGCTCGCCGGCTGGTGCGCCGGGCGGAGCTGCGCCGACGTGGTCGCCGCGCTCGACGACGCCGGGATCACCGCCGAACGGGTCCGCACCTTCGCCGACGCGGCGGCCGACCCGCACGTGCGGGCCCGCGCCATGGTGCAGCAGACCGTGCTCGCCAACGGCAGCACCGCGCCGCTGACCGGGCCCGCGGTCAAGTTCTCCCGCACGCCGACGGCGGTACGCGCCGGCGCCCCCGAACCGGGCGCCGACACCGAGCAGGTCCTCGACGAGCTGACGGTGGACGCGGCCACCCGGGCGCGGCTGCGGGCGGAACGGGCGATCGGATGA
- a CDS encoding cytochrome P450 has translation MTPAGRLLPARMDPLSPEVVADPYPTYARVRAAGPLCRFGPASWGVTRHRDVAALLRDRRLSNTFPEEDPQFRMAPDLSRDVFRRIIPTRDPDDHSRLHQQMVRAFSPGVARRSAPRIGAMVDELLAPGCDTGRLDAVADLAFPVAASVVCELIGLPVARTRAEVWPRAAALGRAFTPFLPAADRPAADAALSWLRGYVRDLLAERRADSEGDLLDRMLAVADPAEGVEEVVDNIVFLCFTGYETTMNMVCTGTVALARQPDEWRRLRADPSLAGTAAEEFVRFDAPIQYTARLALEPIPVGDRVIRPGRSVFLLLGCANHDEEVFADPGRVDIGRRPNPHVGFGGGVRGCLGAALARIEGAVIFDRLARRLAGLELAATPEREPSALFRSYASIPLAVIPA, from the coding sequence GTGACGCCCGCCGGCCGGCTCCTGCCGGCGCGGATGGACCCGCTCTCCCCGGAGGTCGTCGCCGACCCCTACCCCACGTACGCGCGGGTGCGCGCCGCCGGACCGCTGTGCCGCTTCGGGCCGGCGAGCTGGGGCGTGACCCGCCACCGCGACGTGGCCGCCCTGCTGCGCGACCGCCGGTTGAGCAACACCTTCCCGGAGGAGGACCCGCAGTTCCGGATGGCCCCGGACCTGTCCCGCGACGTGTTCCGGCGGATCATCCCGACCCGCGACCCGGACGACCACAGCCGGCTGCACCAGCAGATGGTGCGCGCGTTCAGCCCCGGCGTCGCCCGGCGCAGCGCGCCGCGCATCGGCGCGATGGTGGACGAGCTGCTGGCGCCCGGATGCGACACCGGACGCCTCGACGCGGTGGCCGACCTGGCGTTCCCGGTGGCCGCGAGCGTGGTCTGCGAGCTGATCGGGCTGCCGGTCGCGCGTACCCGGGCGGAGGTGTGGCCGCGCGCCGCCGCGCTCGGCCGGGCGTTCACCCCGTTCCTGCCCGCCGCCGACCGGCCGGCCGCCGACGCCGCGCTGAGCTGGCTGCGCGGCTACGTCCGCGACCTGCTCGCCGAGCGGCGCGCCGACTCCGAGGGCGACCTGCTCGACCGGATGCTCGCCGTGGCCGACCCGGCCGAGGGCGTCGAGGAGGTCGTCGACAACATCGTCTTCCTCTGCTTCACCGGCTACGAGACCACCATGAACATGGTGTGCACCGGCACCGTGGCGCTGGCCCGGCAGCCGGACGAGTGGCGGCGGCTGCGCGCCGACCCGTCACTTGCCGGCACCGCCGCCGAGGAGTTCGTCCGGTTCGACGCGCCGATCCAGTACACCGCCCGGCTGGCCCTGGAGCCGATCCCGGTCGGCGACCGGGTGATCCGCCCCGGCCGCTCGGTGTTCCTGCTGCTCGGCTGCGCCAACCACGACGAGGAGGTGTTCGCCGACCCGGGCCGGGTCGACATCGGTCGGCGGCCCAACCCGCACGTCGGGTTCGGCGGCGGCGTCCGGGGCTGTCTCGGCGCGGCGCTGGCCCGCATCGAAGGAGCGGTGATCTTCGACCGGCTCGCCCGGCGGCTCGCCGGCCTGGAGCTGGCCGCGACGCCGGAGCGGGAGCCCAGCGCCCTGTTCCGGTCGTACGCGTCGATCCCGCTCGCCGTCATCCCGGCCTGA
- a CDS encoding cytochrome P450: protein MTETVASADPRIIAMELLMKAPATVSSPYPHYHALRAAASKYRMEQPGQGVGWVLTGYDECRAQLRNPALDKSAQRPRMGDSRGRQGARTLLFLDGPEHTRLRGLVSRVFTPRRVETLRPRLAGFVDGLLDDVARQVGPAGGEVDIVGSFGFPLPVMVIGELVGVPPEDWPLLRRLTRAASAGLEIFAPEEVLKASDQALGEMEEYFTDLVRKRRENPRDDLASALGQVEIDGDRLGLDELIQVIVLLFGAGFQTMTDLIGLGTHALCRNPDQLDRLRAEPDLTRSAIEELLRYDSPVHVLGRAAVEDTTFLDGTALHAGEHVITLIGAANRDPARYADPDTLDIARFAGAEPPETPLSFAWGPHHCLGAQLARAEGQIAFRRLVDRFAVVELADPDIDEIDLEWRHSSTFRGLEELRVRLVPA from the coding sequence ATGACCGAGACCGTGGCGAGCGCTGATCCCCGGATCATCGCGATGGAGTTGCTGATGAAGGCCCCGGCCACCGTCAGCAGCCCCTACCCGCACTACCACGCGCTGCGTGCCGCGGCGTCGAAGTACCGGATGGAGCAGCCCGGCCAGGGAGTCGGCTGGGTGCTCACCGGCTACGACGAATGCCGCGCCCAACTGCGCAACCCGGCGCTGGACAAGTCGGCGCAACGCCCCCGGATGGGCGACTCCCGTGGCCGGCAGGGCGCCCGCACGCTGCTCTTCCTCGACGGGCCGGAACACACCCGGCTGCGCGGGCTGGTCAGCCGGGTGTTCACCCCCCGGCGGGTGGAGACGCTGCGCCCCCGCCTCGCCGGCTTCGTCGACGGGCTGCTCGACGACGTCGCCCGGCAGGTCGGCCCGGCCGGCGGCGAGGTCGACATCGTCGGCTCGTTCGGCTTCCCGCTGCCGGTGATGGTGATCGGCGAGCTGGTCGGCGTGCCGCCGGAGGACTGGCCGCTGCTGCGCCGGCTCACCCGCGCCGCCTCCGCCGGGCTGGAGATCTTCGCTCCCGAGGAGGTGCTCAAGGCCTCCGACCAGGCGCTCGGTGAGATGGAGGAATACTTCACCGACCTGGTCCGCAAGCGCCGCGAGAACCCCCGCGACGACCTCGCCTCCGCGCTGGGACAGGTCGAGATCGACGGCGACCGGCTCGGCCTGGACGAGCTGATCCAGGTCATCGTGCTGCTCTTCGGCGCCGGGTTCCAGACCATGACCGACCTGATCGGCCTCGGCACCCACGCCCTGTGCCGCAACCCCGACCAGCTCGACCGCCTGCGCGCCGAGCCGGACCTGACCCGCTCGGCGATCGAGGAGCTGCTCCGCTACGACTCCCCGGTGCACGTGCTGGGCCGGGCCGCGGTCGAGGACACCACGTTCCTCGACGGCACTGCGCTGCACGCCGGCGAACACGTGATCACGCTGATCGGCGCGGCGAACCGGGACCCGGCCCGCTACGCCGACCCGGACACCCTCGACATCGCCCGTTTCGCCGGCGCCGAACCGCCGGAGACGCCGCTGTCGTTCGCCTGGGGCCCGCACCACTGCCTCGGCGCCCAGCTCGCCCGCGCCGAGGGCCAGATCGCGTTCCGCCGCCTGGTCGACCGGTTCGCGGTGGTCGAACTGGCCGACCCGGACATCGACGAGATCGACCTGGAGTGGCGGCACAGCAGCACGTTCCGCGGGCTGGAGGAGCTGCGGGTGCGGCTCGTGCCCGCCTGA
- a CDS encoding beta-hydroxyacyl-ACP dehydratase — protein MRLEHAALRALLPHRHPMLLLDRVEDVTPGESLTGVKAVSGCEPCYRGISEGQPADRYAYPASLLIESFGQGAAVLWLLSRRPGTAGLPMFTAARDVALLRPVHPGDVIRHRVRLEQVVDGAAFASGSSWVGERRVAEFDSMMAVVRTADAIVEPRDEREEPR, from the coding sequence ATGAGGCTGGAGCACGCCGCGCTGCGCGCCCTGCTGCCGCACCGTCACCCGATGCTGCTGCTCGACCGGGTCGAGGACGTGACGCCGGGCGAGAGCCTGACCGGCGTCAAGGCGGTGAGCGGCTGCGAGCCCTGCTACCGGGGGATCAGCGAGGGACAGCCCGCCGACCGGTACGCCTATCCGGCGTCGCTGCTGATCGAGTCGTTCGGCCAGGGCGCGGCGGTGCTCTGGCTGCTGTCCCGACGGCCCGGCACGGCGGGGCTGCCGATGTTCACCGCGGCCCGCGACGTCGCCCTGCTGCGGCCGGTGCACCCGGGCGACGTGATCCGCCACCGGGTCCGGCTGGAGCAGGTCGTCGACGGCGCCGCGTTCGCCTCCGGGTCCAGTTGGGTCGGGGAGCGACGGGTGGCCGAGTTCGACTCGATGATGGCCGTCGTCCGGACGGCCGACGCCATCGTCGAGCCGCGAGATGAGAGGGAGGAACCGCGATGA